ACAAAGCAGAAATACAATCCAGTTAATGACCAAAACAGGGGAAACAACTTGGTCATCATCTAAGAAAAGAAACACAACAAACTCAAATAAATAATACCCATGAACACTGTGACCTAAATTAATGTGTTATATTGCACAAAACAACTCAAACATAGACCTTTTCTATGTGCATCTTTTCAAAAGATATTATTCAAATCAAAACACACGCTCATATATATATCAGGAGACAAAAATAAACTCTTTATCATTAACTGAATAGCATCCAATTTTTGTATCCCatatttaatacattttgagAATCATTTGGCACTCTGAAAAAGTATCCTGGCCACTTACGGTGCAGGACACTTCAGATGAATATGTAACACAATAACATCAGTAACGATCGTCACTGGCAGCTGGTTTGGGATCTGTGGTGTGGCACGTTTTCATAAGTGATATGGGTGGATACGCTTTCCCATTCTTATCCCAGATCAGTGTTTATGGCTTTACGGCAGAGATTAGACGTTATGACATAACACAAGTGAGACGCACGAAGCAAATACAATCACACAGCACTACATAATAATATGTAATGATAATCCAATAGTCTTAACAATATGTTAATAGTTTAAATATATGATCCAATCAAAATTTCACATGGCAGCTTTCTTATTTTTGCATATTGTGAAAGACAGTATGTCCCCATATTGCTAATTCATTACACACTGCTTAAAGACTCGCTGAGAaagtggagagaaagagaactgACACTTGTTTATAAATGAAGCAAAGGAGGACTGAACCATACACAGCTGCCAATGTACATCAGCACTACAGACCGAAAGGGTTGGGGAAGGTGGTGTAGGAGGAAGGTGGTGTGAGGAGGAAGGTGGTGTAGGAGGAAGGTGGTGTAGGAGGATGGTGGTGTAGGAGGATGGTGGTGTAGGAGGAAGGTGATGTAGGAGGAAGGTGGTGTAAGGAGGAAGGTGATGTAGGAGGAAGGTGGTGTAAGGAGGAAGGTGGTGTAGGAGGAAGGTGGTGTAGGAGGATGGTGGTGTAAGGAGGAAGGTGGTGTAGGAGGATGGTGGTGTAAGGAGGAAGGTGGTGTAGGAGGAAGGTGGTGTAAGGAGGAAGGTGATGTAGGAGGATGGTGGTGTAGGAGAAAGGTGATGTAGGAGGAAGGTGGTGTAGGAGGAAGATGGTgtaaggagagaggaggtgtaggaggaaGGTGGTGTAGGAGGATGGTGGTGTAGGAGGAAGGTGATGTAGGAGGACGGTGATGTAGGAGGAAGGTGGTGTAGGAGGAAGGTGGTGTAAGGAGGAAGGTGGTGTAGGAGGAAGGTGATGTAGGAGGAAGGTGGTGTAAGGAGGAAGGTGGTGTAGGAGGATGGTGATGTAGGAGGAAGGTGGTGTAAGGAGGAAGGTGGTGTAGGAGGATGGTGGTGTAGGAGAAAGGTGATGTAGGAGGAAGGTGGTGTAGGAGGAAGGTGGTGTAAGGAggaaggaggtgtaggaggaAGGTGATGTAGGAGGAAGGTGGTGTAGGAGGAAGGTGATGTAGGAGGACGGTGGTGTAGGAGGAAGGTGGTGTAGGAGGATGGTGGTGTGAGGAGGAAGGTGGTGTAGGAGGAAGGTGGTGTAGGAGGAAGGTGGTGTAGGAGGATGGTGGTGTAAGGAGGAAGGTGGTGTAGGAGGATGGTGATGTAGGAGGAAGGTGGTGTAGGAGGATGGTGGTGTAAGGAGGAAGGTGGTGTAAGGAGGAAGGTGATGTAGGAGGATGGTGGTGTAGGAGGATGGTGGTGTAGGAGGATGGTGGTGTAGGAGGAAGGTGATGTAGGAGGACGGTGGTGTAAGGAGGATGGTGGTGTAAGGAGGAAGGTGGTGTAGGAGGAAGGTGGTGTGCATCCCGCACACTCCAACTCTTTGATCAGGGAGGACTTTCTATGGGAATAACTTTTACAATCAGACAGTAAAACAGCAAACAAAAGCTTTGATTTTAAAGTGGTGCTTCTACACCATTCGCCCGGTGGAGTGTATATATGTTTAcataaaaacacaacacacgGTATGGATATTAGAGAGGGATGTAAAATCCCGTGCAGTCTGGTTTCCAGCTCCCCAAGGATGGACCTTCACTGTGGCTAGTGCACATCACCCGTGTCGGGGAGGGTCTGGACAGCAGTAAACAGTGCCTCACCTCTGCACGTACTTCATTCAAGAGAAGGGCAGAGCTCATTCCAGTCTGAGTCATTCTAGTATTGTCTAGAGAAACACTGTGCGCGGGTCTCACAGTAAAGGGGTCTGCAAAGACCACTTCAATAGTGCCAGTTATAAAAAACTACAATCCttcattttaaaaataattacgTGTACCACATGTAGTGAACCCCAATGATAAATTACAGGCAGCTCTTTGGCTAAATAATTCCATAATAAAAAAGATGAGGGTTTCTGTAGGATGAGGTTTAATAGTTAAAAGTGATTATAAAAAGTGTGACTTACACACATCATAAGTCTGAGGGGTCTGCGAGTGGACATGCTGTTATGACATTATGAAAACGGTCAGAACTCAATgtgaaaataacaaaaaaaccaAAACGAAAGTATGTGAACGTGAGCAGATTGAAGTACACAACTCGCCCTTGATTTATCTTCACATAGGTTAGGCTTTAACTTTAAcatggacaggtgtgtgagggtgtgtgtgtgtgtgtgtgtgtgtgtgtgtgtgtgtgtgtgtgtgtgtgtatgtacgtgtactTCCAGTGGAATTCCTCATGTATCAGTGCGCTGCTCCACAGGGATTATCTGACGTCTGGCAACCCATGTTGTGGTATTTGACCTGGACTCTGAACAGCGTcccatcagcacacacacacaacttgtaCCTCTCCAGGCCCTCATCAAAGTACAACTCACTGCCCAGGGAGTTACTGGGGATGCGGGTGGGACTGAACATAACCGAGCCATTCAGAACGATGCTGTTCTCCTGCACGGAGGAGGAAGCCATGGGTTAGCCCACAAGACCCGAATCAGAGAGGTACTGCTGCACGTGTGAAGACGTAGACACAAACAGAACTGCTTTACTGAAATATGTATGACATGGGTTCTGAGATGCCCAACACTACATAAACACTGCAACCTAAGCAGCCTGATTGTTGTTCATGTTGCTTTACTACTATACTGTAACATGCTAGATTTGGGCAGTGTGCGAATGAGGTGAATCGAATTCAAGCATCTTGTTCAAGAACTGAAGCATGCTTTAATTCAAGGGCATTTAGATTTATGACCTTAAAACTCTACAGAAAGCACACTGGCATTCTTGGACCTAGTCTGCGTGTTTTAGGAACAGACGCTCGCACTCGTAGTGCAACACAACCATgggctctcctgtgtcctgcagCTCAGGATTCATGTGAATATAGGTAGGAATTGGTGTGAAAGAAGACAAGACTCACAGCTTTGAGCTCGATGTCACCGCTCATTCGGAACTCCACTGTCTTGCCCATGACGAACACGCCCTCGTTGCCACGGACGATGGCCTTACCATCAACTTTGATTGTGAGGTCAGAGGACGCGTTGCTAGTGATCTGTGGAATTACATTTTCATGTTAAAGCTTATGTTAACATTCTTTCTTAATTGTAACATCAGGTAATTGCAGTGGCTGGTGATGGCTGTGGTAAAGGGAGCTATTTGCTCATGTTAGTGTGGACGGAGTGAAGAGAATCAGACCTCACCCTTTCTGTGGATGCCTTTTTCACATTCAGAACTTTGACCTGTTTGGGCAGATGGAACTCATGGTTGTCAAAGTCTGTGCTGAAGAAGGTGGTCTGTGTGCGTGGGTCTGTGAAGGACACGCCCAAGTCACTGGTGATGGACGTCTTGCCTTTCTCCACACTTAGCTTGGTGTTGCCCTGTTGAAACACTACCTACAGTGCACATAtacagcaaaacacacacacacagacacacacataaaatgACACACTGCACTGAGCATACACTCAGGCATCAGTGCCCCAAAAACAGGCATCAGTGCCCCAAAATAACCTGCATAAATGTATTACACTTGTATTTTGAAACCTTACCCAGCTGTTTTATTATAATTACCTCAAGTAATGGTAAAAACAAACGTGAAAAGTGAATCCATCAACCAAGTTTGCAGGAATATAAGGGTGCCGACATGTGATTGGCTAGGATTGTCTTGTAGGCTCACCGGGTTGTTGTTGCCGGTGATGACGAGGTCCTGGTCCTTCCTCCCTCCCACAGTGCTCCTGTGCAGGGGGTGGACGACGCCCATGTCGGCCTTCTGCTTGAAACGCAGC
The window above is part of the Brachyhypopomus gauderio isolate BG-103 chromosome 9, BGAUD_0.2, whole genome shotgun sequence genome. Proteins encoded here:
- the LOC143522997 gene encoding uncharacterized protein LOC143522997 isoform X15 encodes the protein MHTTFLLHHLPPYTTILLTPPSSYITFLLHHHPPTPPSSYTTILLHHLPPYTTFLLTPPSSYTTFLLHHHPPTPPSSLHHHPPTPPSSYTTFLLHHLPPHTTILLHHLPPTPPSSYITFLLHHLPPTSPSSYTSFLLTPPSSYTTFLLHHLSPTPPSSYTTFLLTPPSSYITILLHHLPPYTTFLLHHLPPTPPSSLHHLPPTPPSSYTTILLHHLPPTPPLSLHHLPPTPPSSYITFLLHHHPPTSPSSLHHLPPTPPSSYTTFLLTPPSSYITILLHHHPPTPPSSYTTFLLTPPSSYTTFPNPFGL
- the LOC143522997 gene encoding uncharacterized protein LOC143522997 isoform X11, with amino-acid sequence MHTTFLLHHLPPYTTILLTPPSSYITFLLHHHPPTPPSSYTTILLHHLPPYTTFLLTPPSSYTTFLLHHHPPTPPSSLHHHPPTPPSSYTTFLLHHLPPHTTILLHHLPPTPPSSYITFLLHHLPPTSPSSYTSFLLTPPSSYTTFLLHHLSPTPPSSYTTFLLTPPSSYITILLHHLPPYTTFLLHHLPPTPPSSLHHLPPTPPSSYTTILLHHLPPTPPLSLHHLPPTPPSSYITFLLHHHPPTSPSSLHHLPPTPPSSLHHHPPTPPSSLHHHPPTPPSSYTTFLLTPPSSYITILLHHHPPTPPSSYTTFLLTPPSSYTTFPNPFGL
- the LOC143522997 gene encoding uncharacterized protein LOC143522997 isoform X4 is translated as MHTTFLLHHLPPYTTILLTPPSSYITFLLHHHPPTPPSSYTTILLHHLPPYTTFLLTPPSSYTTFLLHHHPPTPPSSLHHHPPTPPSSYTTFLLHHLPPHTTILLHHLPPTPPSSYITFLLHHLPPTSPSSYTSFLLTPPSSYTTFLLHHLSPTPPSSYTTFLLTPPSSYITILLHHLPPYTTFLLHHLPPTPPSSYTTFLLHLLSPYTIFLLHHLPPTSPFSYTTILLHHLPPYTTFLLHHLPPYTTILLHHLPPYTTILLHHLPPTPPSSLHHLPPTSPSSYTTILLHHLPPTPPSSSHHLPPTPPSPTLSVCSADVHWQLCMVQSSFASFINKCQFSFSPLSQRVFKQCVMN
- the LOC143522997 gene encoding uncharacterized protein LOC143522997 isoform X8, yielding MHTTFLLHHLPPYTTILLTPPSSYITFLLHHHPPTPPSSYTTILLHHLPPYTTFLLTPPSSYTTFLLHHHPPTPPSSLHHHPPTPPSSYTTFLLHHLPPHTTILLHHLPPTPPSSYITFLLHHLPPTSPSSYTSFLLTPPSSYTTFLLHHLSPTPPSSYTTFLLTPPSSYITILLHHLPPYTTFLLHHLPPTPPSSLHHLPPTPPSSYTTILLHHLPPTPPLSLHHLPPTPPSSYITFLLHHHPPTSPSSLHHLPPTPPSSYTTFLLTPPSSYITFLLHHHPPTPPSSYTTFLLHHLPPHTTFLLHHLPQPFRSVVLMYIGSCVWFSPPLLHL
- the LOC143522997 gene encoding uncharacterized protein LOC143522997 isoform X10 — encoded protein: MHTTFLLHHLPPYTTILLTPPSSYITFLLHHHPPTPPSSYTTILLHHLPPYTTFLLTPPSSYTTFLLHHHPPTPPSSLHHHPPTPPSSYTTFLLHHLPPHTTILLHHLPPTPPSSYITFLLHHLPPTSPSSYTSFLLTPPSSYTTFLLHHLSPTPPSSYTTFLLTPPSSYTTFLLTPPSSYTTFLLHHHPPTPPSSYTSSLLTPSSSYTTFLLHHLSPTPPSSYITFLLTPPSSYTTFLLHHLPPYTTFLLHHLPPTPPSSYTTILLHHLPPTPPSSSHHLPPTPPSPTLSVCSADVHWQLCMVQSSFASFINKCQFSFSPLSQRVFKQCVMN
- the LOC143522997 gene encoding uncharacterized protein LOC143522997 isoform X18 translates to MHTTFLLHHLPPYTTILLTPPSSYITFLLHHHPPTPPSSYTTILLHHLPPYTTFLLTPPSSYTTFLLHHHPPTPPSSLHHHPPTPPSSYTTFLLHHLPPHTTILLHHLPPTPPSSYITFLLHHLPPTSPSSYTSFLLTPPSSYTTFLLHHLSPTPPSSYTTFLLTPPSSYTTFLLTPPSSYTTFLLHHHPPTPPSSYTSSLLTPSSSYTTFLLHHLPPTPPSSLHHLPPTSPSSYTTILLHHLPPTPPSSSHHLPPTPPSPTLSVCSADVHWQLCMVQSSFASFINKCQFSFSPLSQRVFKQCVMN
- the LOC143522997 gene encoding uncharacterized protein LOC143522997 isoform X9, giving the protein MHTTFLLHHLPPYTTILLTPPSSYITFLLHHHPPTPPSSYTTILLHHLPPYTTFLLTPPSSYTTFLLHHHPPTPPSSLHHHPPTPPSSYTTFLLHHLPPHTTILLHHLPPTPPSSYITFLLHHLPPTSPSSYTSFLLTPPSSYTTFLLHHLSPTPPSSYTTFLLTPPSSYITILLHHLPPYTTFLLHHLPPTPPSSLHHLPPTPPSSYTTILLHHLPPTPPLSLHHLPPTPPSSYITFLLHHLPPYTTFLLHHLPPTPPSSYTTILLHHLPPTPPSSSHHLPPTPPSPTLSVCSADVHWQLCMVQSSFASFINKCQFSFSPLSQRVFKQCVMN
- the LOC143522997 gene encoding uncharacterized protein LOC143522997 isoform X3, with product MHTTFLLHHLPPYTTILLTPPSSYITFLLHHHPPTPPSSYTTILLHHLPPYTTFLLTPPSSYTTFLLHHHPPTPPSSLHHHPPTPPSSYTTFLLHHLPPHTTILLHHLPPTPPSSYITFLLHHLPPTSPSSYTSFLLTPPSSYTTFLLHHLSPTPPSSYTTFLLTPPSSYITILLHHLPPYTTFLLHHLPPTPPSSLHHLPPTPPSSYTTILLHHLPPTPPLSLHHLPPTPPSSYITFLLHHHPPTSPSSLHHLPPTPPSSLHHHPPTPPSSLHHHPPTPPSSYTTFLLTPPSSYITFLLHHHPPTPPSSYTTFLLHHLPPHTTFLLHHLPQPFRSVVLMYIGSCVWFSPPLLHL
- the LOC143522997 gene encoding uncharacterized protein LOC143522997 isoform X2, translating into MHTTFLLHHLPPYTTILLTPPSSYITFLLHHHPPTPPSSYTTILLHHLPPYTTFLLTPPSSYTTFLLHHHPPTPPSSLHHHPPTPPSSYTTFLLHHLPPHTTILLHHLPPTPPSSYITFLLHHLPPTSPSSYTSFLLTPPSSYTTFLLHHLSPTPPSSYTTFLLTPPSSYITILLHHLPPYTTFLLHHLPPTPPSSLHHLPPTPPSSYITVLLHHLPPTPPSSYTTFLLHLLSPYTIFLLHHLPPTSPFSYTTILLHHLPPYTTFLLHHLPPTPPSSLHHLPPTSPSSYTTILLHHLPPTPPSSSHHLPPTPPSPTLSVCSADVHWQLCMVQSSFASFINKCQFSFSPLSQRVFKQCVMN
- the LOC143522997 gene encoding uncharacterized protein LOC143522997 isoform X6, whose amino-acid sequence is MHTTFLLHHLPPYTTILLTPPSSYITFLLHHHPPTPPSSYTTILLHHLPPYTTFLLTPPSSYTTFLLHHHPPTPPSSLHHHPPTPPSSYTTFLLHHLPPHTTILLHHLPPTPPSSYITFLLHHLPPTSPSSYTSFLLTPPSSYTTFLLHHLSPTPPSSYTTFLLTPPSSYITILLHHLPPYTTFLLHHLPPTPPSSLHHLPPTPPSSYITVLLHHLPPTPPSSYTTFLLHLLSPYTIFLLHHLPPTSPFSYTTILLHHLPPYTTFLLHHLPPYTTILLHHLPPYTTILLHHLPPTPPSSLHHLPPTSPSSYTTILLHHHPPTPPSSYTTFLLTPPSSYTTFPNPFGL
- the LOC143522997 gene encoding uncharacterized protein LOC143522997 isoform X14, with translation MHTTFLLHHLPPYTTILLTPPSSYITFLLHHHPPTPPSSYTTILLHHLPPYTTFLLTPPSSYTTFLLHHHPPTPPSSLHHHPPTPPSSYTTFLLHHLPPHTTILLHHLPPTPPSSYITFLLHHLPPTSPSSYTSFLLTPPSSYTTFLLHHLSPTPPSSYTTFLLTPPSSYITILLHHLPPYTTFLLHHLPPTPPSSLHHLPPTPPSSYITVLLHHLPPTPPSSYTTFLLHLLSPYTIFLLHHLPPTSPSSYTTFLLTPPSSYITFLLHHHPPTPPSSYTTFLLHHLPPHTTFLLHHLPQPFRSVVLMYIGSCVWFSPPLLHL
- the LOC143522997 gene encoding uncharacterized protein LOC143522997 isoform X7; protein product: MHTTFLLHHLPPYTTILLTPPSSYITFLLHHHPPTPPSSYTTILLHHLPPYTTFLLTPPSSYTTFLLHHHPPTPPSSLHHHPPTPPSSYTTFLLHHLPPHTTILLHHLPPTPPSSYITFLLHHLPPTSPSSYTSFLLTPPSSYTTFLLHHLSPTPPSSYTTFLLTPPSSYTTFLLTPPSSYTTFLLHHRPPTSPSSYTTILLHHLPPTPPLSLHHLPPTPPSSYITFLLHHHPPTSPSSLHHLPPTPPSSLHHHPPTPPSSLHHHPPTPPSSYTTFLLTPPSSYITFLLHHHPPTPPSSYTTFLLHHLPPHTTFLLHHLPQPFRSVVLMYIGSCVWFSPPLLHL
- the LOC143522997 gene encoding uncharacterized protein LOC143522997 isoform X12, with product MHTTFLLHHLPPYTTILLTPPSSYITFLLHHHPPTPPSSYTTILLHHLPPYTTFLLTPPSSYTTFLLHHHPPTPPSSLHHHPPTPPSSYTTFLLHHLPPHTTILLHHLPPTPPSSYITFLLHHLPPTSPSSYTSFLLTPPSSYTTFLLHHLSPTPPSSYTTFLLTPPSSYTTFLLTPPSSYTTFLLHHHPPTPPSSYTSSLLTPSSSYTTFLLHHLSPTPPSSYITFLLTPPSSYTTFLLTPPSSYTTFLLTPPSSYTTFLLHHLPPYTTFLLHHHPPTPPSSYTTFLLHHLPPHTTFLLHHLPQPFRSVVLMYIGSCVWFSPPLLHL
- the LOC143522997 gene encoding uncharacterized protein LOC143522997 isoform X1 produces the protein MHTTFLLHHLPPYTTILLTPPSSYITFLLHHHPPTPPSSYTTILLHHLPPYTTFLLTPPSSYTTFLLHHHPPTPPSSLHHHPPTPPSSYTTFLLHHLPPHTTILLHHLPPTPPSSYITFLLHHLPPTSPSSYTSFLLTPPSSYTTFLLHHLSPTPPSSYTTFLLTPPSSYITILLHHLPPYTTFLLHHLPPTPPSSLHHLPPTPPSSYITVLLHHLPPTPPSSYTTFLLHLLSPYTIFLLHHLPPTSPFSYTTILLHHLPPYTTFLLHHLPPYTTILLHHLPPYTTILLHHLPPTPPSSLHHLPPTSPSSYTTILLHHLPPTPPSSSHHLPPTPPSPTLSVCSADVHWQLCMVQSSFASFINKCQFSFSPLSQRVFKQCVMN
- the LOC143522997 gene encoding uncharacterized protein LOC143522997 isoform X5, with product MHTTFLLHHLPPYTTILLTPPSSYITFLLHHHPPTPPSSYTTILLHHLPPYTTFLLTPPSSYTTFLLHHHPPTPPSSLHHHPPTPPSSYTTFLLHHLPPHTTILLHHLPPTPPSSYITFLLHHLPPTSPSSYTSFLLTPPSSYTTFLLHHLSPTPPSSYTTFLLTPPSSYTTFLLTPPSSYTTFLLHHHPPTPPSSYTSSLLTPSSSYTTFLLHHLSPTPPSSYITFLLTPPSSYTTFLLTPPSSYTTFLLTPPSSYTTFLLHHLPPYTTFLLHHLPPTPPSSYTTILLHHLPPTPPSSSHHLPPTPPSPTLSVCSADVHWQLCMVQSSFASFINKCQFSFSPLSQRVFKQCVMN
- the sgcb gene encoding beta-sarcoglycan translates to MASEQENSNGPVKKSMREKAIDRRNANKEHNSNFKAGYVPIEEERLHKTGLRGRKGNIAVCVIVLLFLLALINLIITLVIWTVIRIGPNGCDSMEFHESGLLRFKQKADMGVVHPLHRSTVGGRKDQDLVITGNNNPVVFQQGNTKLSVEKGKTSITSDLGVSFTDPRTQTTFFSTDFDNHEFHLPKQVKVLNVKKASTERITSNASSDLTIKVDGKAIVRGNEGVFVMGKTVEFRMSGDIELKAENSIVLNGSVMFSPTRIPSNSLGSELYFDEGLERYKLCVCADGTLFRVQVKYHNMGCQTSDNPCGAAH
- the LOC143522997 gene encoding uncharacterized protein LOC143522997 isoform X17, yielding MHTTFLLHHLPPYTTILLTPPSSYITFLLHHHPPTPPSSYTTILLHHLPPYTTFLLTPPSSYTTFLLHHHPPTPPSSLHHHPPTPPSSYTTFLLHHLPPHTTILLHHLPPTPPSSYITFLLHHLPPTSPSSYTSFLLTPPSSYTTFLLHHLSPTPPSSYTTFLLTPPSSYTTFLLTPPSSYTTFLLHHHPPTPPSSYTSSLLTPSSSYTTFLLHHLSPTPPSSYITFLLTPPSSYTTFLLHHLPPYTTFLLHHHPPTPPSSYTTFLLHHLPPHTTFLLHHLPQPFRSVVLMYIGSCVWFSPPLLHL
- the LOC143522997 gene encoding uncharacterized protein LOC143522997 isoform X13; translation: MHTTFLLHHLPPYTTILLTPPSSYITFLLHHHPPTPPSSYTTILLHHLPPYTTFLLTPPSSYTTFLLHHHPPTPPSSLHHHPPTPPSSYTTFLLHHLPPHTTILLHHLPPTPPSSYITFLLHHLPPTSPSSYTSFLLTPPSSYTTFLLHHLSPTPPSSYTTFLLTPPSSYITILLHHLPPYTTFLLHHLPPTPPSSLHHLPPTPPSSYITVLLHHLPPTPPSSYTTFLLHLLSPYTIFLLHHLPPTSPFSYTTILLHHLPPYTTFLLHHLPPTPPSSLHHLPPTSPSSYTTILLHHHPPTPPSSYTTFLLTPPSSYTTFPNPFGL
- the LOC143522997 gene encoding uncharacterized protein LOC143522997 isoform X16 gives rise to the protein MHTTFLLHHLPPYTTILLTPPSSYITFLLHHHPPTPPSSYTTILLHHLPPYTTFLLTPPSSYTTFLLHHHPPTPPSSLHHHPPTPPSSYTTFLLHHLPPHTTILLHHLPPTPPSSYITFLLHHLPPTSPSSYTSFLLTPPSSYTTFLLHHLSPTPPSSYTTFLLTPPSSYITILLHHLPPYTTFLLHHLPPTPPSSLHHLPPTPPSSYTTILLHHLPPTPPLSLHHLPPTPPSSYITFLLHHLPPYTTFLLHHHPPTPPSSYTTFLLHHLPPHTTFLLHHLPQPFRSVVLMYIGSCVWFSPPLLHL